In Chitinophaga sp. HK235, a single window of DNA contains:
- a CDS encoding response regulator transcription factor: MIRLYCVDDHPLILEGLRALLCFERDIELTGETRTGEACLNFLVHHRADIILLDTLLPDMSGAALCHVIKRNYPEIMVLGLSYHKDGPGIHEMMESGASGCLMKNADKEELLKAIRDVHNGHTYLSAGLEDVLQTDDRRTRARQLNITKREKEVLWLIANGHTNLEIAEKLFISSDTVDSHRRNLLGKFKARNTAMLIKCAIDNKLLLSGYH, from the coding sequence ATGATCCGATTATATTGTGTTGATGATCACCCATTGATACTGGAAGGTCTACGCGCATTACTCTGTTTTGAAAGAGATATTGAACTGACGGGAGAAACAAGAACGGGGGAGGCGTGCCTGAATTTTCTTGTTCACCATAGGGCTGATATTATTCTGCTGGACACCCTCTTGCCCGATATGTCCGGTGCAGCGCTCTGCCATGTCATAAAAAGAAACTATCCTGAGATAATGGTGCTCGGACTGAGCTACCATAAAGATGGACCCGGTATCCATGAGATGATGGAAAGCGGTGCCAGTGGATGCCTGATGAAGAATGCCGATAAGGAAGAGCTGTTGAAAGCCATCCGTGACGTGCATAATGGGCATACCTATCTGTCAGCCGGACTCGAAGATGTTTTGCAGACAGATGACAGAAGGACAAGAGCCAGACAGTTGAATATCACCAAAAGAGAAAAAGAAGTATTGTGGCTGATTGCCAACGGCCATACCAACCTCGAAATAGCCGAAAAACTTTTTATCAGCAGTGATACAGTGGACAGTCACCGGCGTAACCTGCTGGGCAAATTCAAAGCCCGTAATACAGCCATGCTCATTAAATGCGCCATCGATAACAAACTACTCCTGTCAGGGTACCACTGA